CTTTTTCATTCTTCCCCCTTATTTAGTAGGTTTTTTATTTTTTTGTCTTAATTGTCCACAAGCTCCATCAATATCTGTTCCTTTTTCTCTTCTGATAGTTACATTAACTCTTCTTACATTCTCCAAGAAGTTTACAAATCTCTCAATTTTCTTATCAGAAGGTCTTTCCATCTCTGTTCCCTCTACTGGGTTGCAAGGGATAAGGTTAACTACATGATCAAAATCGTGTACGAAATCAGCTAGAGCATTGGCATCAGCTTCTGATACGTTAAAGTTATTGATCAAGATATATTCAAAAGTTATTCTTCTCTTTGTCTGTCTTTGGTACTCTTGTAATACAGCATGTAGATCCTCTAATGGATATCTTCTATTGATAGGGATAATCTCATCTCTCTTCTCATTGATAGCTGTATGTAGAGATATAGCTAACTCTATTGGAACTTTCTCAAGTAGTATCTTTTCAATATTTGGTACAATTCCAGAAGTAGAGATAGTTATCTTTCTCTTAGATATGTTTATACCATTTTCATTAGATAGGATCTCTAGAGCCTTTAAAACATTAGTAAGGTTTAAAAGTGGCTCACCCATTCCCATAAATACAATATTATTAAGGTTAGTTCCCTGCTTAACCAATCTTCTCTCTACAGTATATACTTGGTTTATGATCTCACTTACATTTAGATCTCTTACAAATCCACCTTGTCCTGTTGCACAGAAAGCACATTTTACAGCACAACCTACTTGAGATGAGATACAAAGAGTATTTCTCTTATCTTTATGTCTTAATAACACAGTTTCAATAGTATTTCCATCTTCTAATTGGAATAGGAATTTCTCTGTTTTATCTATTTTAGACACTTGGTGCTTAAGTAGATTTAAGAATGGAATGTATGCTTTTTCCATCAAAGTTTCTCTATCTTTTAAAGATAGGTTAGTAACCTCATTTAAGTCTCTAACTATTTTTTTATGTAACCAGTTAAAAAGTTGTTTCCCGTAAAACTTCTTCATTCCAAGAGAGATGATAAACTCCTCTAACTCTTGTTGATTAAGATTTAATAAATTTATTCTATCTGACATTATTTTCCTCCATAAAGTTTTTAATTAACAATGTATTATAACAGAAAAAATGAGTAATTACAACACTATATTGTTGTATGAGAAAGATTTAATTAGAACATAGATATTCAGTTAATATATCCTTTAATTCTTGTTCAGAAATCTTCCCTTTAAAATTACCCTTAACTTGATTTCCTCCCCCTTTAATATCAGGTTTTTTATCCATAAGATATTTAATGAACTCCTTGCAATTAAAGGATTTTGAGATGATAGAAAAACTATCTCCATTTCCAGTGATTAAAATATTATCATCTTTCATCTGCTTTATTAAAAATTGAGCTACTGTCTTATCTTCAAAATAAAATATAGGCTGATAATTTGAGATCTTTTCACACTCTTTTAAAAGTTTTTCAGCTAGGAGTTCACTATAGTGAGAAGCTAGATTTTTGAATTCACTCTCCACTTTTTTTCTCTCATCTAGGCTCTTTTCTATCATATCCATAATCTCATAGTCTTTACAGCTAAAAGATTGACATAACTCCTTTGTCATTCTGTGTTTATATAGATAATCTTCAAAGGCTCTATTCCCAGCTATAAAGTAGAATCTTGTATAATTTCCTTTGATCTTTTCATGATTAATAATTTTAAAAAGTTGAATATCTTTGGTATTTTTTACATGAAAACCAGCACAAGCACCTAGATCAATATCAGGAATCTCAACAAATCTGACATCACCAGTTACCTTTTCTTTGATAGCTCTACGAAGTCCCTCTATTTTTCTAGCTTCTTCATTTTTCATTGTAAAAATTTTTAATTGTATTCCCTTTCTGATAACCTCATTGACCTCTTTTTCTAAACTGTTTATAGTTTCCTCTGTTATCTCATTGGAATTTAAGTCCACAGTACTATAATCAGGAGTCATTCTAAATCCCACTGTATTGAGGTGATAGTTATGATAAGCCAAGGCAGAGAATAGATGTTGAGCTGTATGCTGACAAGCTATATCCTCTCTTCTCCCATAATCTATGCTGTATTCATACTCCTTACATTGAAGTTCTCTATCCACTAAGATATTCTCTTCATTTACTGATAGGACTTGAGAATTATCAATAGTTCCACGATCTCCTAATTGTCCACCTTTACCATCTGGATAAAATATATCTTTTGGTGTAGTTTTTATCAAATAACCATCTTTAGATTTTTGACAATCTGTAACTAATATTTTCATACCTAACCTCTTCAATTTAAAGTTTTTAATTTAATCCCATTTAAATTTATTATACAGTAAAAAACTGGAAAATAAAAGGTATTTTAAAATCTTATGAAAATATGATAAAATAGAGGAGAGCATAAAAATGGAGGGGAGATTATGGTTTCTGAAAAGGAGTTAGAGAAGCAACTGATAACTCAATTATCTTCACAGGGATATGAAGTTGTAGAGATAAAAGATGAAGAAGATTTAGTATATAATTTTAGAAAACAATTGGAAAAATTTAATGGAATAAGATTAAGTGATTCAGAATTTAAGAAGGTTCAGGTACATTTAGCTGGAGGAAGTATATTTGAAAAAGCTAAAAAATTGAGAGATAAATTTGAATTGCTGACTGATAAGGGAGAGATGAAATATATCTCCTTTATAGATAAAGAGAGTATGGAAAATAATATCTTTCAAGTTACCAATCAGATAACTATGAAGGGACAATATGAGAATAGATATGATGTAACTATCCTAGTAAATGGATTGCCACTTACACAGATAGAGTTAAAAAGGAAGGGTATTAGATTAAAGAAGGCATTTTTTCAAATTCAAAGATATCAAAGACACTCTTTTTCCTATAAGGCACTGTTTCAATATATTCAGATATTTGTAATCAGTAATGAGGAGAATACAAGATATTTTTCAAACAATGGAGAGTTGAGATATGAATTTACTTTCCCTTGGACAGATGAGCATAATCTCAAGAGAAATAGATTGGTAGATTTTACTAAGAGCTTTTTAACAAGAGAGCATCTGTGGAGTATGCTTACAAAATACATAGTTACCAATGAGACTCAAAAGGCACTTATGATATTGAGGCCATACCAATACTATGCTGTTGAAAAGATAATTGATAGAGTGAAAAACTACCCTTCATTCAATGGATACATTTGGCACACTACAGGAAGTGGAAAGACACTTACATCTTTTAAGGCTAGTCAGATTATAGCTACTCTTGATGAGATAGATAAGGTTGTATTCTGTGTGGATAGAAAGGATTTGGACTATCAGACTGCAAAGGAGTTCAATGCTTTTGAAGAGGGTTCTATAAGTAGAGTAGAGGATACAAATGAGTTTGTTCAAAAGATGGTAAGAGGAAATAAAAAGGTAGTTGTAACAACTATACAGAAGCTAAATAATGCTATCTCAAAACCATACTATTTGGAGCAGATGGAAAAGATAAAAAATAAGAGAGTGGTGTTTATCTTTGATGAGTGTCATAGAACACAGTTTGGAGATACACATAAGAGAATAGATGAATTTTTTACAAATAAACAATTTTTTGGATTTACAGGAACACCAATATTCTCTGCCAATGCTATAAAATATAGAACTACCAAGGATCTATTTGGAGATTGCCTACATAAATATACGATAAAAGAGGCTATTGATGATGAGAATGTTTTAGGATTTTCAGTGGAATACTACTCTACATTTAATTTGAAAAATAAAGAGGGTTATGATCTATCACCAGATGAGATGATAGAGAATGGAATTGACACATATGAGGTTTACTCAAAGAGAGAGAGACTTGAGAAGATAGTTGATTTTATAATAGCTAATCACAATTTGAAAACATCTAATAGAGAGTATCAGAGTATATTTGCAATAGGGGATATAAACACTCTTATAGAGTATTATCATATATTTAAGGAAAAAAATAGTAACTTGAGAATAGCTAGTGTATTTACCTATGAAGCTAATGTTGACTTGGCAAATGATGAGGGAACTTTTGAAGTGGAAGGGGTAGAGTGTAAACACCCAAGAGAGCATCTCGATGAGATGGTAGCAGATTACAATAAGCTGTATGGATCTAATTTTAACCTTAACTCTGATAATGGATTTAATAGCTATTTTATAGATATATCTAAAAAGGTAAAAGAGAGAAAGATAGATATACTTCTTGTAGTTAATATGTTTTTGACAGGATTTGATAGTAAGTATCTAAACACTCTATATGTGGATAAGAACTTAAAATATCACGGTTTGATACAGGCTTACTCTAGAACAAATAGAATACTCAATGCCAATAAATCTCACGGGAATATAGTTTGCTTTAGAAATTTGAAGAAAAGAACTGATGAAGCTATTAAACTTTTTTCTGATGAAAATGCTGTAGAAACTGTATTGATGAAGAGCTACGAGGAGTATGTAGCCATATTGAATGATTATGTAGAGAGATTGAAAGGATTGGCTCTTACACCTGAAGAGGTTGATAATCTTGAAACTGAAGATAATAAACTAGCCTTTATAGAGAGCTTTAAAAATATTTTAAGAGTGTTAAATAAATTGGAGTCCTTTAGTACATTCAGCTTTGAGGACTTGAATATAGATCAAGATGAGTTTGAGTCTTATAAGAGTAAATATATAGATATGTATGATACATTGGTAGGTGGAGGAAGAGACAAAGGTAAGACCTCAGTTATAGATGAGATTGATTTTGAGATAGAACTACTTGCTAAAGATAGTATAAATGCAACTTATATAGTATCTCTTCTAAAAAATTTGGACAATAAAGATCCTTCTTTTGTAAGAGATGTAGAGTATATATTAAAGACTGTGGATAGCATACCAAAATTGAAAAATAAAAGAGAGTTATTAGAGAGATTTATAGAGGAGAATAGGAGAATTTTCTCTGTTGATTTTGAAGGAAGTGTCGAAGATAAACTTATAAAGTTTATGAAGAAAAAAAGAGAGGAAGCTATTCAAGAGATGGTAGCAGAAGAGGAGCTTGTTTATGGAAAAGTGAATGAGATCGTTGAAAACTGTGAGTTTGCAGATAAAAAACCGGATTTTAATGATATAAAAGACTCTTTTTCTGGGAAAATAAGTGTTTTAAAGATAAATAAAAAGATACAGAGCATACAGGAGAGAATTGAGAAGATATTGGATAGATTCAATATTTTTAATATGTAGATGAAAAAGAGAGGGATAAACTTACAAAAAAGTGTTGACAAAAATTACAAAAATATGTTATTCTGTATGAGATGAACTTATATAGGTTTACAATTGGGTGAACGTATCTACAAACTACCGCAAATAGTTTACTATAAGGCATTAACTTGCAAATAGTAGGCTGTTTGCAGGTAGTTTTTTTATTTTAAGGAGGACGTTCAGATGGAAAAAAACAGGATTTTAGGAGAAAAACCAATTTCACAACTACTTTTAAAATTCTCACTCCCTTGTGTAATGGGATTATTGATCAGTGCATTTTACAATATTGTAGATCAAATTTTCATAGGAAATAGTGATCTAGGATATCTAGGAAATGCGGCAACAGGAATATCATTTCCTATTGTATGTATATGTAATGCTTTTGCTTGGTGTGTTGGAGATGGAGCTGCGTCATATTTAAGTATATGTTCAGGGCGTCAAGATAGTGAAAGTGCTCATAGATGTGTAGGAACAGGGCTTAGTAGTACTTTGATAATCAGTATAGTTTTATCAGTTATCAGTCTTGTATTTTGTGAACCTTTGATGGTTTTATTTGGAGCTTCAGATGCTACACTTTCTTTAGCAGCAAATTACTTTAGAATTATAGCAATGTTTTTCCCAGCATATTTAATGTTCAATGTGATGAACAGTATGATAAGAGCAGATGGAAGCCCTACTTATGCAATGGTTGCTATGTGTTCAGGAGCAGTTTTAAATATAATTTTAGATCCTATTTTTATATTTTGGTTAGATTGGGGAATTGAAGGAGCAGCAATAGCCACAGTAATTGGACAGATGGTATCTTTCATAATATGTTCTGTATATTTTTTCAAACCAAAAAGCTTTAAATTGTTAAAAGAGAGCTTTCATATAAAAAAAGATATGTTAAAACACTTAGTAATTCTTGGTGGATCAACATTTATTATTCAAATATCTATGGTAGTAATGACTCTATTGAGTAATATTACTTTAGCAAAATATGGAAGTAGTTCAATGTATGGAAGTGATATACCAATATCAGTTTTTAGTATTCAGACAAAAGTATACACAATAGTTAATAACATAGCTGTGGGTATAGCTTTAGGTGGACAACCAATTTTGGGGTATAACTATGGTGCTAAAAAATTAGATCGTGTAAAACAGACTTATCGTTATATTTTAATCTCTTCACTTAGTGTTGGGATCTTAGCAACTACAATATTTGAATTATGGCCAGAGAAGATAATTCTTATCTTTGGAAAACAGAATGATCTTTACATGGACTTTGCAATAAAAAGTTTCCGTATCTTCTTGGCATTATGTTTTGTAACTTGTTTTATTAAAATATCATCAATCTTTTTCCAATCTATTGAAAAACCAATACATTCAATGGTAGCTTCAATAATAAGAGATATGTTCTGCTTTGTGGTATTTACAATAGGATTGAGTATGGCTCTTGAAGGAAAAGAGATAGGAAAAGGAATATATGGTATCCTATTTGCTTCTCCAATATCAGATGTCATATCAGGTATAGTAATTATAACTATGACAATATCATTCTTTAAGAAATTGGGTGTAGAAGAAGAGGAAGAGAGAAGAGAAAATCCTGTACTTGCTTATTTTAGATCATTAAGTGATTCTGTGACAATGGGTGTAAGAAAAGTTATAGGCTATGTACTTGGAGAAGAGAAGAGCAAAAATTAAAAATAGAGAAGATATAAAAACACTCCTTTAAGGAGTGTTTTTGTATTAGATATTAAATTTTTCAACTAGCTGATATACATTAGTTCCTAAGTTATCTTTGAGTTTATTTATATCAGTCTCATATTTTTTAGCAACTTTTATAGCATTATCAATTCTATCTATGTAGTGTTCAAATAAGATTTTTTTATTGAAACTTTTTGCTTTTGATAGATTGTTTTTATTTAAATATTTTTGAAGTTCTTTTGCTATTTCTCCATTTTTAGATAAAAATTTATCTTGTTGTTCTAAAGTTATCTCTTGTATAAAGTGAAATAACAACCATAATTCAAAATTAGGATTACTTAAATAAAGATTAAAATTATTTTCTTTGCAACCATTGACAACTTTTATATTTAGTCTCACTGGTCCTAATAAAAGGATTTTTTCCTCGCTCTCTTCCCATTAATTATCACACTCTATATCCTCTTTAAAAAGAGTTTTAATTTGAGGAATTCCCCCATATCTTCCAAGTAAATAAGCTTTGTCTAATTTTAGATCAAATCTTGTTTTAAATTCTTCTAATGAATAGAGGTTTGTACCTTCTTCAATGGAATTTTCTGCAAACCATACCTCATCTCTTCTTATTATATCTAAATCTAGCAATCTTGATTCATGAGTAGTAATTATTAATTGAGAATTAGTTTTTTCCATATTTTTATAGAATCTTCTTAAAAATTCTTTTACCAAAACAGGGTGTAAGCTTCTTTCTAATTCATCTATCAATATTGTTTGATTGTTACATTTTACTTTTTCTAATAGAGGAAGTAGTTCTAATAAACGTTTAGTTCCATCAGACTCTTCATAAAATTTGAATTCTACCTCTTTTTCTAAGCCTTTATGCCTAAATATAATCTCTTTAGCTTTTAATTTATTATTTTCTAAATAAAGATTTAAAAAATTATCTCCAAGTCCAATAATAATTTTTTTATTATCTTCCTTATCTAAAACTAAATTAGCCATATCATTTGAAATTTTACTTTTTAGTTCTTTAGGGATAGGCAACTCCTCAAACTCACGTTCTCCAAAAGAAATTTCAGTAATTCCTATATCAAAGATATTTAAATATTCTACCCAACTATTAGTATTTTCAAAATATTCCATAACATAGTTAGTCGTATTTGGAAAAATAATTATTAAATTTTCTTCTAACCATTTTAGAACTTTTAAAAACTCATAATCATTTTTCTCCCATTTCTTTTTATTTAAAGTTTCTAATAGTAAGGTATTTGATTCTAAATCGCTTAAATAAACATTTAATTTAATATTATCTGTTTCTGTTAATTTTAAAGAATTTTCAATTTTATTTTTTTCTCTTGTGAATATATTTATATCTTCTTTTTTTCCTACTTCAACAAGCCATTCTTCTAATATTTCTTTTGTTTTTAAAAAAAATGAAAAGCCATAGGCGTAAATTTTATCTTCTATTAAAATTTCAAATTCAAATTGAGTGGGTCTATTTAAGCTATCTTCATCTAACTTGTAATTTTTTTCTAAGGTATTTACACTAGCCATTCCATTAAGGATACATTTTCTAGCAAAATTAATACTTTTAATAAAGTTAGTTTTTCCAGAAGCATTTGCTCCATAAATATATGAAGTTTTTAGTAATGATAAATTTGGAGTGCTATAAATATGAGAAGTATGTGAACGAGATTTCCCAGTTATCATACTAAACTCTTTTTTATTATTGAATGACAAAAAATTTTCTACTGTGAATTTAATTAACATAAAACCTCCTTTTACATATTTTATGTGAATTTTACACTTTTGTCAATTTTATTTTTACTATTTTGTGATATATAATTGTAATTATAGATATAAAAAGTGATTTTTTCACTTAAAATTAAAAATGTGTTTTATATAAATTCAACAATAAGTCTTAATATTATTTTTGTTTTCTTAATTAATCATCATCAACATCTAAATCTCTACTATCAACTAGAGTTTTTCTTAGATAGTACAATTCCTTTTTAGTCTGGAATATCTTGTATTTCTTATCGAATAATCTTCTTGCATCTCTTTCTCTTAAAGTAGCAAAATGTTCATCAGTGATATGGTTGATAAGTTTTTCTGTTTTTTCTAAATTGTTAAAAGTCTTTCTGATACTCTTTCTATTTGGTCTTTCAAAGCAGATTGAAACAAGAGTATAGTTTTCAGTTGTAAGCCTATCCAATTTTGCAATATCTCTGTCTAAACTGTTACAATGTTTCTCTTTAGCATAACCAAGAGTTGCAGTAGCTAACATCAATACAATTAAAAGTTTTTTCATAAATACTCCCCCCTTTCTCCTATTTTACTCTTTTTTAGCTCTAAAGACAATAAAATATATACAATTAATGAAAATACTGATAAAATAAAGATAGATAGTAAAGAAAATATGGAGATTATGGAGGATAAAATGACAGAACATCAAGCAGAATTAGAGAAAAGATTATGGGCAATAGCTAATGAACTTAGAGGAAATATGGGAGCAGATGAGTTTAGAAACTATATATTAGGCTTGATATTTTTTAAATTTCTATCTGAAAAGATTGAAAAAACGGGGAATGATATATTATCAGAGGATAATATGAGATTTGAAGATATTGAAGGAAATGATGAATATATTGAGGCAGTGAGAGAGTATTGTGTAAATAGTATTGGATATTTCATAGAGCCGAAATATCTATTTGGAGTTTTGGCTAGAAGAGCTAAAAATGGAGAATTTATTATTGAAGATTTGGGAATGGCATTAAAATATATAGAGGACTCTACTAATGGACAGGCTAGTAATGATGATTTTTCTGGACTATTTGGAGATGTGGATTTGACATCGTTGAAGTTGGGAAAATCAGTAGATGATAAGAATAAGATGATTTCAGAGGTAGTAAAACATCTAAATGATATTGAGTTTCAATTTGAAAATACAGAGATGGATATTTTAGGAAATGCCTATGAGTATTTGATTGGACAATTTGCTAGTAATGCTGGTAAAAAAGCTGGAGAGTTCTATACACCAGCTCAAGCCTCAAAACTATTAGCTATGTTGACTACAACGGGAAAAGATAGAGTGAGATCTGCCTATGATCCTACTTGTGGATCAGGTTCATTGTTGTTAAAAATAGCTAAATATACAGATGTAGCTAATTTTTATGGGCAGGAGTTAAATACTACTACTTACAACTTAGCTCGTATGAATATGATACTTCACGGAATTAGATTTAATGATTTTGAGATAAGACAGGGAAATACCTTAGAAGATCCACAACATTTGGATAAAAGGTTTGATATAGTGGTGGCAAATCCTCCATTCTCACAAAAATGGAGTGCAGATGATAGTTTTCTTTCTGATGAGAGATTTGCAAGTTATGGGAAATTAGCTCCAAGTAGTAAGGCTGACTTTGCATTTATCCAACATATGATATATCAATTGGCTGATGAAGGAACTATGGCTGTAATTGTACCACATGGAGTACTATTTAGAGGTGCTAGTGAGGGAGTGATTAGAAAATATCTATTGAAGGATAAAAATTATATAGATGCAATAATAGGGCTACCAGCAAATATATTCTATGGTACATCAATACCTACTTGTATAATAGTAGTGAAGAAAAATAGAAAAGCTGATGATGATATATTGTTTATTGATGCTTCTAATGAGTTTGAAAAGGCTAAAAATCAAAACTATCTAAGAGATGAGGACGTAGAGAAGATTGTAAAAACTTACAGAGATAGAGAAGAGATTGAGAAATACTCTAAAAAGGTAAGTATGAAAGAGATAGAGGAGAACGATTACAATTTGAATATTCCTAGATATGTAGATACATTTGAAGAGGAAGAGGAGATAGATCTTGATGAGATAGTAGAAAAGATCAAGGGTATTGATAAAGAGATGGCAGAAGTGGATAGTGTTATTAAATCTTTCTGTAATGAGCTTGGAATAAAAGCTCCTATAATGTAGGTGAGAATATG
The genomic region above belongs to Fusobacterium sp. SYSU M8D902 and contains:
- a CDS encoding alanyl-tRNA editing protein; the encoded protein is MKILVTDCQKSKDGYLIKTTPKDIFYPDGKGGQLGDRGTIDNSQVLSVNEENILVDRELQCKEYEYSIDYGRREDIACQHTAQHLFSALAYHNYHLNTVGFRMTPDYSTVDLNSNEITEETINSLEKEVNEVIRKGIQLKIFTMKNEEARKIEGLRRAIKEKVTGDVRFVEIPDIDLGACAGFHVKNTKDIQLFKIINHEKIKGNYTRFYFIAGNRAFEDYLYKHRMTKELCQSFSCKDYEIMDMIEKSLDERKKVESEFKNLASHYSELLAEKLLKECEKISNYQPIFYFEDKTVAQFLIKQMKDDNILITGNGDSFSIISKSFNCKEFIKYLMDKKPDIKGGGNQVKGNFKGKISEQELKDILTEYLCSN
- a CDS encoding RloB domain-containing protein — protein: MRLNIKVVNGCKENNFNLYLSNPNFELWLLFHFIQEITLEQQDKFLSKNGEIAKELQKYLNKNNLSKAKSFNKKILFEHYIDRIDNAIKVAKKYETDINKLKDNLGTNVYQLVEKFNI
- a CDS encoding type I restriction endonuclease subunit R gives rise to the protein MVSEKELEKQLITQLSSQGYEVVEIKDEEDLVYNFRKQLEKFNGIRLSDSEFKKVQVHLAGGSIFEKAKKLRDKFELLTDKGEMKYISFIDKESMENNIFQVTNQITMKGQYENRYDVTILVNGLPLTQIELKRKGIRLKKAFFQIQRYQRHSFSYKALFQYIQIFVISNEENTRYFSNNGELRYEFTFPWTDEHNLKRNRLVDFTKSFLTREHLWSMLTKYIVTNETQKALMILRPYQYYAVEKIIDRVKNYPSFNGYIWHTTGSGKTLTSFKASQIIATLDEIDKVVFCVDRKDLDYQTAKEFNAFEEGSISRVEDTNEFVQKMVRGNKKVVVTTIQKLNNAISKPYYLEQMEKIKNKRVVFIFDECHRTQFGDTHKRIDEFFTNKQFFGFTGTPIFSANAIKYRTTKDLFGDCLHKYTIKEAIDDENVLGFSVEYYSTFNLKNKEGYDLSPDEMIENGIDTYEVYSKRERLEKIVDFIIANHNLKTSNREYQSIFAIGDINTLIEYYHIFKEKNSNLRIASVFTYEANVDLANDEGTFEVEGVECKHPREHLDEMVADYNKLYGSNFNLNSDNGFNSYFIDISKKVKERKIDILLVVNMFLTGFDSKYLNTLYVDKNLKYHGLIQAYSRTNRILNANKSHGNIVCFRNLKKRTDEAIKLFSDENAVETVLMKSYEEYVAILNDYVERLKGLALTPEEVDNLETEDNKLAFIESFKNILRVLNKLESFSTFSFEDLNIDQDEFESYKSKYIDMYDTLVGGGRDKGKTSVIDEIDFEIELLAKDSINATYIVSLLKNLDNKDPSFVRDVEYILKTVDSIPKLKNKRELLERFIEENRRIFSVDFEGSVEDKLIKFMKKKREEAIQEMVAEEELVYGKVNEIVENCEFADKKPDFNDIKDSFSGKISVLKINKKIQSIQERIEKILDRFNIFNM
- a CDS encoding MATE family efflux transporter, whose translation is MEKNRILGEKPISQLLLKFSLPCVMGLLISAFYNIVDQIFIGNSDLGYLGNAATGISFPIVCICNAFAWCVGDGAASYLSICSGRQDSESAHRCVGTGLSSTLIISIVLSVISLVFCEPLMVLFGASDATLSLAANYFRIIAMFFPAYLMFNVMNSMIRADGSPTYAMVAMCSGAVLNIILDPIFIFWLDWGIEGAAIATVIGQMVSFIICSVYFFKPKSFKLLKESFHIKKDMLKHLVILGGSTFIIQISMVVMTLLSNITLAKYGSSSMYGSDIPISVFSIQTKVYTIVNNIAVGIALGGQPILGYNYGAKKLDRVKQTYRYILISSLSVGILATTIFELWPEKIILIFGKQNDLYMDFAIKSFRIFLALCFVTCFIKISSIFFQSIEKPIHSMVASIIRDMFCFVVFTIGLSMALEGKEIGKGIYGILFASPISDVISGIVIITMTISFFKKLGVEEEEERRENPVLAYFRSLSDSVTMGVRKVIGYVLGEEKSKN
- the rlmN gene encoding 23S rRNA (adenine(2503)-C(2))-methyltransferase RlmN is translated as MMSDRINLLNLNQQELEEFIISLGMKKFYGKQLFNWLHKKIVRDLNEVTNLSLKDRETLMEKAYIPFLNLLKHQVSKIDKTEKFLFQLEDGNTIETVLLRHKDKRNTLCISSQVGCAVKCAFCATGQGGFVRDLNVSEIINQVYTVERRLVKQGTNLNNIVFMGMGEPLLNLTNVLKALEILSNENGINISKRKITISTSGIVPNIEKILLEKVPIELAISLHTAINEKRDEIIPINRRYPLEDLHAVLQEYQRQTKRRITFEYILINNFNVSEADANALADFVHDFDHVVNLIPCNPVEGTEMERPSDKKIERFVNFLENVRRVNVTIRREKGTDIDGACGQLRQKNKKPTK
- a CDS encoding type I restriction-modification system subunit M, with the translated sequence MTEHQAELEKRLWAIANELRGNMGADEFRNYILGLIFFKFLSEKIEKTGNDILSEDNMRFEDIEGNDEYIEAVREYCVNSIGYFIEPKYLFGVLARRAKNGEFIIEDLGMALKYIEDSTNGQASNDDFSGLFGDVDLTSLKLGKSVDDKNKMISEVVKHLNDIEFQFENTEMDILGNAYEYLIGQFASNAGKKAGEFYTPAQASKLLAMLTTTGKDRVRSAYDPTCGSGSLLLKIAKYTDVANFYGQELNTTTYNLARMNMILHGIRFNDFEIRQGNTLEDPQHLDKRFDIVVANPPFSQKWSADDSFLSDERFASYGKLAPSSKADFAFIQHMIYQLADEGTMAVIVPHGVLFRGASEGVIRKYLLKDKNYIDAIIGLPANIFYGTSIPTCIIVVKKNRKADDDILFIDASNEFEKAKNQNYLRDEDVEKIVKTYRDREEIEKYSKKVSMKEIEENDYNLNIPRYVDTFEEEEEIDLDEIVEKIKGIDKEMAEVDSVIKSFCNELGIKAPIM
- a CDS encoding ATP-binding protein, which produces MLIKFTVENFLSFNNKKEFSMITGKSRSHTSHIYSTPNLSLLKTSYIYGANASGKTNFIKSINFARKCILNGMASVNTLEKNYKLDEDSLNRPTQFEFEILIEDKIYAYGFSFFLKTKEILEEWLVEVGKKEDINIFTREKNKIENSLKLTETDNIKLNVYLSDLESNTLLLETLNKKKWEKNDYEFLKVLKWLEENLIIIFPNTTNYVMEYFENTNSWVEYLNIFDIGITEISFGEREFEELPIPKELKSKISNDMANLVLDKEDNKKIIIGLGDNFLNLYLENNKLKAKEIIFRHKGLEKEVEFKFYEESDGTKRLLELLPLLEKVKCNNQTILIDELERSLHPVLVKEFLRRFYKNMEKTNSQLIITTHESRLLDLDIIRRDEVWFAENSIEEGTNLYSLEEFKTRFDLKLDKAYLLGRYGGIPQIKTLFKEDIECDN